The DNA sequence TGTAATTGCTCTAATCGCCGACTCTTTTGATTTATATTTGTCTACATCAATTAAGTATTGAATAATGGAATGATTGGGCAGTTGCTGTGGATTGGTATAATAAGCTTGGAAAAGTTTTCTGATGATATACTGCCCTTTTGTATTCATTCGTTGGACAACAAGAGAATTATGAACTTTGGTACCTATAGTTTGTGAGTATTTCCTTAGCAAAGTAAAAATTTTTGATTCTTCTCCATAAGAATCGTAGGAAATAGCCTTTGATATTTCTGGTTCTGTCGGGGAATGTGCAATAAAAAAATCATTGATGTTATCTTTGTTTAACTGATATTTTTCTTGAATTTTTAATAGATTCATTAAGCTTTTTTCTATAATGCGATTAACAAGAGTGTTAACAACAACCCGTGATAAAGAAACTACAAAGCTTTCATCATCCATGATAGCATTTTTCATTCTCAAAAAGAGCTCTCGGTCATTGGAATCCATAATTGAAAAAATATTATCCTTTACGGTTTTACATACCTCTTTACGTGACATAGCATTCCCACGTATGGCATCTTCTAAATCATGGTGCAATTGAGCAATTTCATCTGCTTCGGCCACTACAAATGCCTCAAAAGACCACGCTACCTTTCCCTCGTATCCTTTTATAGCATAGCATTTTTGATACTGTTCATATGCATCGGGTTTTAAGTGTTTTACAGATATTCGATTTTTCTTGTATTCATATGACGAATGTCTCTGTAGCCCCCATAAAGTGTAATTGGTTAAATCCAATCCGTAGTCACCATAAATATTTTCAAGTGCAACAGAAATTCGTACGCTTTGAAAATTATGCTTAAACCCTAAGAAACCTACACACTCCGCATCCTCATCATTATACGGTGTATCATTAACTAATTGACTTTTATTTGGTACCATTATTTCATGGAGGACTTGCTCACCTGCATGTCCAAACGGAGTGTGTCCAATATCATGTCCCAATGCGATAGCTTCTGTGAGATCTC is a window from the Oscillospiraceae bacterium MB08-C2-2 genome containing:
- the dgt gene encoding dNTP triphosphohydrolase, yielding MNFEFLNKKLFAAPTELAQRSSDKDNVAQKYRTMFMRDRDRVLYSRAFRRLSGKTQIYLSGSDDHQRTRLTHTLEVSQIAATISQALGLDRDLTEAIALGHDIGHTPFGHAGEQVLHEIMVPNKSQLVNDTPYNDEDAECVGFLGFKHNFQSVRISVALENIYGDYGLDLTNYTLWGLQRHSSYEYKKNRISVKHLKPDAYEQYQKCYAIKGYEGKVAWSFEAFVVAEADEIAQLHHDLEDAIRGNAMSRKEVCKTVKDNIFSIMDSNDRELFLRMKNAIMDDESFVVSLSRVVVNTLVNRIIEKSLMNLLKIQEKYQLNKDNINDFFIAHSPTEPEISKAISYDSYGEESKIFTLLRKYSQTIGTKVHNSLVVQRMNTKGQYIIRKLFQAYYTNPQQLPNHSIIQYLIDVDKYKSKESAIRAITSNGEGAVRTKFESFRKSPAFKDKISKLKLMRVICDHIAGMTDSYAIDEFKRLYN